A window from Herbaspirillum sp. meg3 encodes these proteins:
- the leuE gene encoding leucine efflux protein LeuE, translating into MQALFHTMGITDVWQLVAATVVFLMLPGPGTFCVLTCSAKHGLRGGFAAIAGLMLGDIVLMFLAAIGVAALLHANPVLFKGMQYIGAAYLAYLGARLLFAKEEGGSSVVPFSNMADFRRGFFVTLMNPKAIVFYMAFFPLFIDPATQQGTATFLTMGAVICTCTLIYGSLLVLVGNAAAKRLAHNRTIATLASRAAGVFLIGFGIKLSTH; encoded by the coding sequence ATGCAGGCACTCTTTCATACCATGGGCATCACCGACGTCTGGCAACTGGTTGCGGCGACCGTCGTGTTCCTGATGCTGCCGGGCCCGGGTACGTTCTGCGTGCTGACTTGTTCGGCCAAGCATGGCTTGCGCGGGGGCTTTGCGGCAATCGCCGGCCTGATGCTGGGCGATATCGTGCTGATGTTTCTGGCGGCGATCGGCGTGGCGGCATTGCTGCATGCGAACCCGGTGCTGTTCAAGGGGATGCAATACATCGGCGCGGCGTATCTTGCTTATCTCGGCGCGCGCCTGCTGTTTGCGAAAGAAGAGGGCGGATCTTCGGTGGTGCCGTTTTCGAACATGGCGGATTTTCGCCGCGGCTTTTTTGTGACCTTGATGAATCCGAAAGCGATCGTGTTTTACATGGCCTTTTTCCCGCTGTTCATCGACCCGGCAACGCAGCAGGGCACCGCGACTTTTCTCACCATGGGCGCGGTAATTTGCACTTGCACCCTGATCTATGGCAGTCTGCTGGTCCTGGTGGGAAATGCCGCCGCAAAACGCCTGGCGCACAATCGCACAATCGCCACATTGGCGTCGCGTGCGGCCGGTGTTTTCCTGATTGGCTTTGGCATCAAGCTAAGTACACACTGA
- a CDS encoding DUF3274 domain-containing protein produces the protein MLFGMQDVVKQRMLARGMSCGDEPALAPFGTLPRIPDPEPGVMPTDFWNKNKPIAKFGKLWSEPPNDQMVSVNAEKVPNPLTAEEMSKPVDVTDDSKPVYFDRAPHTARKWGAIDPKTGRYWEPDFPAYKSIYQAENYMNRDDVYSPGGKKRELETQEEMQERITNWYPMPPNHSTMPMHVEFMKRVVAYDLPIGYAESYTLQDWARLIRLADWTSFQDDYFAEGKLAVPAKPPGLDPETVSEQIRRADEERIKSNKTYGGA, from the coding sequence GTGCTGTTCGGCATGCAGGATGTGGTCAAGCAGCGCATGCTTGCACGCGGCATGTCGTGCGGTGACGAACCTGCATTGGCGCCTTTCGGCACCCTGCCCCGTATTCCCGATCCGGAACCGGGTGTGATGCCCACCGACTTTTGGAACAAGAACAAGCCCATCGCCAAGTTCGGCAAGCTGTGGTCAGAACCGCCGAACGATCAGATGGTGTCCGTCAATGCCGAGAAGGTACCTAATCCACTGACTGCCGAGGAGATGAGTAAGCCTGTGGATGTCACAGATGACAGTAAGCCAGTTTATTTTGACCGGGCTCCTCATACAGCCAGAAAGTGGGGAGCAATTGATCCCAAGACAGGGCGATATTGGGAACCTGATTTTCCTGCTTACAAATCCATCTATCAGGCTGAAAACTATATGAACCGCGACGACGTGTACAGTCCGGGCGGCAAGAAGCGAGAACTGGAGACGCAGGAGGAAATGCAAGAACGCATCACGAACTGGTATCCGATGCCGCCCAATCACAGCACCATGCCCATGCACGTCGAGTTCATGAAGCGCGTAGTGGCTTACGACCTGCCAATCGGCTATGCCGAGAGCTACACCTTGCAGGATTGGGCCCGGCTTATCCGTCTGGCCGACTGGACCAGCTTTCAGGATGACTACTTCGCCGAAGGAAAATTAGCCGTGCCAGCCAAGCCACCTGGCCTTGATCCTGAGACGGTCAGCGAACAGATACGCCGAGCCGATGAAGAACGAATCAAGAGCAATAAAACATACGGTGGCGCTTAA
- the rsmG gene encoding 16S rRNA (guanine(527)-N(7))-methyltransferase RsmG, with the protein MNTTTTDSKLADTLSVGADALGLALSAGQQQKLLAYLALMAKWNRTYNLTALRDPAQMMTHHLLDSLAVVKAFDGATNVLDVGAGGGLPGIVLAIWAAEAQPAMRVSMIDTVHKKTAFLTQAKAELQLSNVSVYTARVEQLQVEQLFDVITSRAFAELNDFVNWSNHLLQPGGHYIALKGVMPQDEISRLPEGWKVARTEALQVPGLDAERHLIFIERS; encoded by the coding sequence TTGAACACGACAACGACAGACTCCAAACTGGCTGACACACTGAGCGTCGGTGCCGATGCACTCGGCCTCGCGCTCAGCGCCGGTCAGCAACAGAAACTGCTGGCATACCTCGCTCTCATGGCGAAGTGGAACCGCACCTACAATCTGACTGCGCTGCGTGATCCGGCGCAGATGATGACCCATCACCTGTTGGACTCGCTGGCCGTGGTCAAGGCTTTCGACGGCGCCACCAATGTGCTGGATGTCGGCGCCGGCGGTGGTTTGCCGGGCATTGTACTGGCTATCTGGGCGGCCGAGGCACAGCCGGCCATGCGCGTTTCCATGATCGATACGGTGCACAAGAAAACTGCTTTTCTGACGCAAGCCAAGGCGGAGTTGCAATTAAGCAACGTATCCGTCTACACGGCGCGTGTCGAACAGTTGCAGGTTGAGCAACTGTTTGATGTGATCACTTCGCGCGCCTTTGCGGAACTCAATGACTTCGTTAACTGGTCGAATCATTTGCTGCAACCCGGCGGCCATTACATCGCTCTCAAAGGCGTGATGCCGCAGGATGAAATTTCGCGTCTTCCGGAGGGATGGAAAGTCGCCCGCACTGAAGCTTTGCAGGTTCCGGGTCTGGATGCCGAACGTCATCTGATCTTCATTGAAAGGTCCTGA
- a CDS encoding ParB/RepB/Spo0J family partition protein, producing MATKKSKGLGRGLDALLGGSSDMTEDEPVVAGSPSVMPVTDLQAGKYQPRSRMDEGALNELAASIKEQGLLQPILIRSIGQNNGKDIYEIIAGERRFRAAKIAGLTEVPVLVKNVDDQTTAAMALIENMQREDLNPLEEAQGIHRLITDFNFTHEQAAVAVGRSRSAVSNLLRLLNLAKPVQTMLMAGDIDMGHARALLAVDSATQINLANQIVAKRMSVREAEKLVVRTTAEQAASNKPRDGGKEKSRDIARLEEELSDILATQVSIKTGAKNKGQLIISFAGLDALDGVIARLRGEAVEQ from the coding sequence ATGGCAACCAAAAAATCAAAAGGCCTCGGCCGCGGTCTCGACGCACTGCTCGGCGGATCTTCCGACATGACCGAAGACGAGCCGGTGGTCGCTGGTTCGCCATCGGTAATGCCGGTCACGGATCTGCAAGCCGGCAAGTATCAGCCGCGCAGCCGCATGGATGAAGGCGCGCTCAACGAACTCGCCGCATCGATCAAGGAACAAGGCCTGCTGCAACCTATCCTGATTCGCTCCATCGGCCAGAACAACGGCAAGGACATCTACGAAATCATCGCCGGCGAACGCCGCTTCCGCGCCGCCAAGATTGCCGGCTTGACCGAAGTACCGGTGCTGGTAAAGAACGTCGACGATCAGACCACCGCCGCGATGGCGCTGATCGAAAACATGCAGCGCGAAGATCTCAATCCGCTGGAAGAAGCGCAGGGTATCCATCGTCTCATCACCGATTTCAACTTCACGCATGAACAGGCTGCCGTGGCCGTCGGCCGTTCGCGCAGCGCGGTGTCGAACCTGCTGCGTTTGCTGAACCTGGCCAAGCCGGTGCAGACCATGCTGATGGCCGGCGATATCGACATGGGTCATGCACGTGCCTTGCTGGCGGTTGATTCCGCCACGCAGATCAATCTGGCGAACCAGATCGTCGCCAAGCGCATGTCGGTGCGCGAAGCTGAAAAACTCGTCGTGCGTACGACGGCGGAACAAGCAGCATCGAATAAACCACGTGACGGCGGCAAAGAGAAATCGCGCGACATCGCGCGTCTGGAAGAAGAACTGTCCGACATCCTCGCCACGCAAGTGTCGATCAAGACCGGCGCCAAAAACAAGGGCCAGCTCATCATCAGTTTCGCCGGCCTCGATGCACTCGACGGCGTGATCGCGCGTCTTCGTGGAGAAGCAGTAGAGCAGTAA
- a CDS encoding lipocalin family protein: protein MSTQLARRLFSSLTLACAAALPVLPVMIALHSTQAVAQEVVTVPSVDLKRYVGKWYEIARFPNSFQKKCIANVTAEYRARADGDIDVVNRCKVEGGVLDQANGLARITEGSNNTKLQVRFAPAWLAWFPLVWGDYWIIDLDPDYSVATVGTPSRDYLWILSRKPALSTAEYEAAVNNATKQGFDTSKLVKTPQQ, encoded by the coding sequence ATGTCTACCCAGCTTGCCCGCCGTTTGTTTTCTTCTTTGACGCTGGCCTGCGCGGCTGCGCTGCCGGTGTTGCCTGTGATGATCGCGCTGCATTCCACGCAGGCGGTCGCTCAGGAAGTCGTCACCGTTCCCTCGGTGGATCTGAAGCGCTACGTCGGCAAGTGGTATGAAATCGCGCGCTTTCCCAACAGCTTCCAGAAAAAATGCATCGCCAACGTGACTGCGGAATACCGTGCACGGGCAGACGGCGATATTGACGTCGTCAATCGCTGCAAAGTGGAAGGCGGTGTGCTCGATCAGGCCAACGGCCTGGCGCGCATCACCGAGGGCAGCAACAATACCAAGCTGCAGGTGCGCTTTGCCCCGGCATGGCTGGCATGGTTCCCGCTGGTGTGGGGTGACTACTGGATCATCGATCTGGATCCTGACTATTCGGTCGCTACCGTCGGCACACCGTCGCGCGACTATCTGTGGATTCTGTCGCGCAAACCGGCACTGTCGACCGCAGAATACGAAGCCGCAGTGAACAACGCTACCAAGCAGGGGTTCGATACGTCGAAGCTGGTGAAGACACCGCAGCAGTAG
- a CDS encoding M24 family metallopeptidase, translated as MNTATTTVASADAERVGPAFSVDGMLAARNKTRQAIRDIAVQVKPGMVEEDAVAMAKQVLIDAGLTLSWHPTRVRFGRNTTKPMRQASEPGVVLQENDIFFIDIAPRHDAWEGDGGAAFVVGNQEEYARCAQDAEAVFHAARRAWSEQQLSGEALYAFAENEARKRGWELNFDLPGHRVSDFPHAAIHTGSLAEFDGVPSAMRWILEIHLRHPDHTYGAFFEDMLLEDSYYR; from the coding sequence ATGAACACTGCTACCACCACCGTGGCGTCCGCCGACGCCGAACGTGTCGGCCCGGCTTTTTCAGTCGACGGCATGCTCGCTGCCCGCAACAAGACGCGTCAGGCGATTCGCGATATCGCAGTGCAGGTCAAGCCGGGCATGGTGGAAGAGGATGCCGTCGCCATGGCCAAACAAGTCCTCATCGACGCCGGCCTCACGTTGAGCTGGCACCCGACCCGCGTGCGCTTCGGCCGCAATACCACCAAGCCGATGCGGCAGGCGTCGGAGCCTGGCGTGGTGTTGCAGGAGAACGATATTTTCTTCATCGATATCGCGCCGCGCCATGACGCATGGGAAGGCGATGGCGGCGCGGCCTTCGTTGTCGGTAATCAGGAGGAGTACGCACGCTGCGCGCAAGATGCCGAGGCCGTGTTTCATGCCGCACGACGCGCATGGAGCGAACAGCAATTGAGCGGCGAAGCGTTGTACGCCTTCGCAGAAAACGAAGCACGCAAGCGCGGCTGGGAATTGAATTTCGATTTGCCGGGACACCGCGTATCGGATTTCCCGCACGCCGCAATCCACACGGGATCATTGGCGGAATTTGACGGCGTGCCGTCGGCGATGCGCTGGATTCTGGAGATCCATTTGCGTCATCCTGACCATACTTACGGCGCCTTCTTCGAGGACATGCTGCTGGAAGATAGCTACTATCGTTGA
- a CDS encoding ABC transporter ATP-binding protein, whose amino-acid sequence MLAWFEKLVHPYPDTIPKPPPRGFTAFIWACTKGLRRYIVAMTTLTAIIGAFEALLFAMMGRIVDWLSHIEPSQLWTQERSSLLWLAVVLIGSPVLIALQTFFKHQTMAGAFPMMLRWKFHRLMLNQSMSFYQDEFAGRVAAKVMQTALAVRDVCMIMGDILVFVMIYFVTMAAVVGGFDVWMLLPFFGWLVLYMAALRYFVPRLSKVARNQADARSLMTGRITDAYTNIATVKLFSHAGREAGYARSAMQDFLVTVNRQMRLVSGFEIVNHSLNMVLILSTAGVALWLWTQGQIGIGAVAAATAMALRLNGIAHWVMWEMAALFEHVGTVQDGINTLSRAHEVKDLPDAQPLEVKRGELRFENVSFAYGATGPDTRQVIDKLNLNIRPGEKIGLVGRSGAGKSTIVNLLLRFYDVEQGRVLIDGQDIAHVTQDSLRAQVGMVTQDTSLLHRSVRDNILYGRPDAGDEDMIAAAHRAEAHEFIGNLADAHGRKGYDAHVGERGVKLSGGQRQRIAIARVMLKDAPILLLDEATSALDSEVEAAIQESLYRLMEGKTVVAIAHRLSTIAAMDRLIVLDQGRIVEQGSHQELLAHNGLYARLWSHQSGGFLGEEA is encoded by the coding sequence ATGCTCGCATGGTTTGAAAAACTGGTTCACCCCTACCCCGACACTATTCCCAAACCGCCGCCGCGCGGCTTTACCGCGTTCATCTGGGCCTGTACCAAGGGTCTGCGCCGCTACATCGTTGCGATGACGACGCTGACCGCGATCATCGGTGCGTTTGAAGCGCTGCTGTTCGCGATGATGGGCCGCATCGTCGACTGGCTCAGCCACATCGAGCCGTCGCAGCTGTGGACGCAGGAACGCAGCAGCCTGCTGTGGCTGGCCGTGGTGCTGATCGGCAGCCCGGTGCTGATTGCGCTGCAGACCTTCTTCAAGCATCAGACGATGGCAGGCGCTTTTCCGATGATGCTGCGCTGGAAATTTCATCGCCTGATGCTCAACCAAAGCATGAGTTTCTATCAGGACGAATTCGCCGGCCGCGTTGCCGCCAAGGTGATGCAAACGGCCCTCGCAGTACGCGACGTGTGCATGATCATGGGCGACATCCTGGTGTTCGTGATGATCTACTTCGTCACCATGGCCGCTGTGGTTGGCGGCTTCGATGTGTGGATGCTGCTGCCTTTCTTCGGCTGGCTGGTGCTGTACATGGCGGCACTGCGCTACTTCGTGCCGCGCCTGTCCAAAGTGGCGCGCAATCAGGCTGATGCACGCTCGCTGATGACCGGCCGCATCACCGATGCGTACACCAACATCGCCACCGTCAAACTTTTTTCGCACGCCGGTCGCGAGGCTGGTTATGCACGCAGCGCGATGCAGGATTTCCTGGTCACGGTGAATCGCCAGATGCGTCTGGTGAGCGGCTTTGAAATCGTCAATCACTCGCTCAACATGGTGCTGATTCTGTCGACCGCCGGCGTTGCACTGTGGCTGTGGACGCAGGGCCAGATCGGCATCGGCGCGGTGGCTGCAGCGACCGCGATGGCCCTGCGCCTGAACGGTATCGCGCACTGGGTGATGTGGGAAATGGCGGCGCTGTTCGAACACGTCGGCACCGTGCAGGACGGCATCAACACACTGTCGCGTGCGCATGAGGTGAAAGATTTGCCGGACGCGCAACCGCTGGAGGTGAAGCGCGGCGAACTGCGTTTTGAAAACGTGAGCTTCGCCTACGGCGCCACCGGCCCGGATACGCGCCAGGTGATCGACAAGCTGAACCTGAACATCCGGCCCGGCGAAAAGATCGGCCTGGTCGGCCGCTCCGGCGCGGGCAAGTCGACCATCGTCAATCTGCTGCTGCGCTTTTACGACGTCGAACAAGGCCGCGTGCTGATCGACGGTCAGGATATCGCGCACGTCACGCAGGACAGCCTGCGCGCACAAGTCGGCATGGTGACGCAGGATACCTCGCTGCTGCATCGCTCGGTGCGCGACAATATTCTTTATGGCCGTCCTGATGCCGGCGATGAGGACATGATCGCCGCCGCACACCGCGCCGAGGCGCATGAGTTCATCGGCAATCTGGCTGACGCGCATGGCCGCAAGGGCTATGACGCGCATGTCGGCGAGCGTGGTGTGAAACTGTCCGGCGGACAGCGCCAGCGTATTGCGATCGCCCGCGTGATGCTGAAGGATGCGCCTATCCTGCTGCTGGACGAAGCCACCAGTGCGCTCGACTCGGAAGTCGAAGCGGCCATCCAGGAAAGCCTGTATCGCCTCATGGAAGGCAAGACCGTCGTCGCCATCGCGCACCGGCTGTCGACCATCGCCGCGATGGACAGGCTGATCGTGCTTGATCAGGGCCGCATCGTCGAGCAAGGCAGCCATCAGGAGCTGCTGGCGCACAACGGTCTGTATGCGCGCCTGTGGTCGCATCAGAGTGGCGGTTTCCTCGGCGAGGAAGCCTGA
- a CDS encoding ParA family protein: MAKIFCVANQKGGVGKTTTAVNLAAGLAQHNQRVLLADLDPQGNATMGSGINKAELQGSIYEVLLGMSDIKSVRKRSESGNFDVLPANRELAGAEVEMVELDNREKRLKDAFAAVADDYDFILIDCPPALSLLTLNGLCSAHGVVIPMQCEYYALEGLSDLVNTIKKVHAKLNPDLKIIGLLRVMFDPRMTLSQQVSEQLEQHFGDKVFKTVIPRNVRLAEAPSYGMPGVNFDAASKGAQAYIAFGAEMVERIKTL, encoded by the coding sequence ATGGCTAAAATCTTTTGCGTTGCGAATCAAAAAGGCGGCGTCGGTAAAACCACCACAGCAGTCAATCTCGCCGCCGGTCTGGCGCAGCACAATCAGCGCGTGCTGCTTGCCGACCTTGATCCGCAAGGCAATGCGACCATGGGTTCCGGCATCAACAAGGCCGAGCTGCAGGGTTCGATCTATGAAGTATTGCTCGGCATGTCCGACATCAAGAGTGTGCGCAAGCGGTCCGAAAGCGGCAACTTCGACGTGCTGCCCGCCAATCGCGAACTGGCCGGCGCCGAAGTCGAAATGGTCGAACTCGACAACCGCGAGAAGCGTCTCAAAGATGCTTTTGCCGCCGTTGCCGACGACTACGATTTCATCCTTATCGATTGTCCACCGGCGCTGTCGCTGCTGACCCTCAATGGTCTGTGCTCGGCGCACGGCGTGGTGATCCCGATGCAGTGCGAATACTATGCGCTGGAAGGTTTGTCCGACCTCGTCAACACCATCAAGAAAGTCCATGCCAAGCTCAATCCCGATCTCAAGATCATCGGTTTGCTGCGCGTGATGTTCGACCCGCGCATGACGCTGTCGCAGCAAGTTTCCGAGCAGCTTGAGCAGCACTTCGGCGACAAGGTTTTCAAGACCGTGATCCCGCGCAATGTGCGTCTGGCGGAAGCACCATCCTACGGCATGCCGGGTGTGAATTTCGACGCCGCATCGAAGGGTGCGCAGGCTTATATCGCGTTCGGCGCCGAAATGGTGGAACGCATCAAGACGCTGTAA
- a CDS encoding GlxA family transcriptional regulator, with translation MPTVALLVFPGVQALDVSGPLDVFAEANRFLLPQQHYHLQVIGSTRDVIACSNGMQIVPHRHYSEARDAVDLLLVAGGPALPQHAHDAALSEWLVQAAHRAGRHGSICNGAFLLARAGLLSGKRVTTHWNDAAALARDFPDVNVDADRIYVRDGKLVTSAGVTAGIDLSLALLAEDMGQEVALNVAKRLVVFMQRSGGQSQFSPYLTPYAEEMSLVGQVQHYVREHLQDKLSVDVLAKVVSSSPRNFARVFARDARMTPAEFIESARVDAARVMLESSAAPLKTVAYRCGFRDASHMRVVFQRRLGISAQQYRDNFLQVK, from the coding sequence ATGCCCACTGTTGCCCTGCTGGTGTTTCCCGGAGTTCAGGCGCTGGATGTTTCCGGCCCGCTGGATGTGTTCGCAGAGGCCAATCGTTTTTTGCTGCCACAACAGCACTACCACTTGCAGGTGATCGGCAGCACGCGCGATGTCATCGCCTGCTCCAACGGCATGCAGATCGTGCCGCATCGTCATTACAGCGAAGCCCGTGATGCCGTCGATCTGCTGCTGGTAGCCGGCGGCCCGGCCTTGCCGCAGCATGCGCACGACGCCGCGTTGAGCGAGTGGCTGGTGCAAGCGGCACATCGCGCCGGACGCCATGGCTCGATCTGCAACGGTGCATTTCTATTGGCACGCGCCGGGCTGTTGAGCGGCAAGCGCGTCACCACGCATTGGAACGATGCGGCGGCACTGGCGCGCGATTTTCCCGACGTCAACGTCGATGCGGATCGTATCTATGTGCGCGACGGCAAGCTGGTGACGTCGGCGGGCGTGACCGCCGGCATCGATCTGTCGCTGGCGTTGCTGGCGGAAGACATGGGGCAGGAAGTCGCGCTCAATGTCGCCAAGCGTCTGGTCGTCTTCATGCAGCGCAGCGGCGGACAATCGCAGTTCAGTCCTTATCTCACGCCTTACGCCGAAGAGATGTCGCTGGTCGGCCAGGTGCAGCATTACGTGCGCGAACATTTGCAGGACAAGCTCAGCGTCGACGTGCTGGCGAAAGTGGTCTCCAGCAGTCCGCGCAATTTTGCGCGTGTGTTTGCGCGTGATGCACGCATGACACCGGCGGAGTTCATCGAGAGTGCACGCGTCGATGCGGCGCGCGTGATGCTGGAGAGTTCGGCGGCGCCGCTGAAAACGGTGGCTTACCGCTGCGGCTTCCGCGATGCGAGTCACATGCGCGTGGTGTTCCAGCGACGGCTGGGCATCAGCGCACAGCAGTACCGTGATAATTTTTTGCAGGTGAAGTGA
- a CDS encoding DUF3274 domain-containing protein, whose amino-acid sequence MAIVNYPIKTNCFDGKPAKSGYQHPDAMNPCERTMDTFGNFNWKSFETPESYQVWARADLPINMPGIVIFVHGVNSEGEWYDVAEKALCAGLNERLNRDDLKTNRYLTQDPKTEEPIRRQLDPDNDGRSPVIRFYWGYRAPKGSEGKWRIPLKNPDQLDHATYDPVKNKDAEDLWYWGGGPFQNGTNSLQQLWNKEGFSRHVLGFDMQHLNTEVERQLNDAPPREYFAHAAQRLANLIDTIREQSLNSVTLLSHSQGTMIALAATLLCKKRPPDAVMLMNSPYALTDKITDALTVGGDRPTDGARLRTLQAIVDKLRPNQQFFNQKRLDCLRVGATKCGQMHFWKPDIVHPCGTPERDNHGRLYNYFNPHDRVMGSTPLQSIGWQGIPGGVLFGMQDVVKQRMLARGTSCGDEPALTPFGTLPRIPDPEPGVMPTDFWNKNKPIAKFGKLWSEPPQDQMVSVNAEKVPNPLTAEEMSKPVDVTDDSKPVYFDRAPHTARKWGAIDPKTGRYWEPDFPAYKSIYQAENYMNRDDVYSPGGKKRELETQEEMQERITNWYPMPPNHSTMPMHVEFMKRVVAYDLPIGYAESYTLQDWARLIRLADWTSFQDDYFAEGKLAVPAKPPGLDPETVSEQQRRADEARIHNGA is encoded by the coding sequence ATGGCTATTGTGAACTACCCCATTAAAACAAATTGCTTCGATGGCAAGCCAGCAAAGTCAGGCTACCAACATCCCGACGCAATGAATCCATGTGAACGCACCATGGATACCTTCGGCAACTTCAACTGGAAATCCTTCGAAACGCCCGAGAGCTATCAAGTATGGGCGCGTGCCGATCTGCCCATCAACATGCCCGGCATTGTTATCTTCGTGCATGGCGTCAATTCCGAAGGAGAGTGGTACGACGTGGCGGAAAAAGCTTTGTGCGCAGGATTGAACGAGCGGCTCAATCGCGATGATCTCAAAACAAATAGATACCTTACCCAAGATCCAAAAACAGAAGAGCCTATCCGTCGTCAGCTAGATCCCGACAACGACGGTCGCTCCCCCGTCATCCGCTTCTACTGGGGCTACCGCGCCCCAAAGGGATCTGAGGGCAAATGGCGCATCCCGCTAAAAAATCCCGACCAGCTCGACCACGCCACCTACGACCCCGTTAAAAACAAGGATGCCGAAGACCTCTGGTACTGGGGCGGCGGCCCTTTCCAGAACGGCACCAACAGCCTGCAACAGCTCTGGAACAAGGAGGGGTTTAGTCGTCATGTACTGGGCTTCGACATGCAGCACCTGAACACCGAGGTAGAGCGGCAACTGAACGATGCGCCACCACGCGAGTATTTCGCCCATGCTGCGCAACGATTGGCCAATCTGATCGACACCATCCGCGAACAGTCCCTCAATAGCGTGACACTGCTTTCGCACAGTCAGGGCACCATGATCGCGCTGGCGGCGACCTTGTTGTGCAAGAAGCGGCCGCCCGATGCCGTCATGCTCATGAACTCGCCCTATGCCCTGACCGACAAGATCACTGACGCCCTGACAGTCGGCGGTGACCGCCCCACCGACGGCGCGCGGCTGCGCACCTTGCAGGCCATCGTCGACAAGCTGCGGCCCAATCAGCAGTTCTTCAATCAGAAGCGGCTCGATTGCCTGCGTGTGGGCGCCACCAAGTGCGGCCAAATGCATTTCTGGAAACCCGACATCGTCCACCCCTGCGGCACACCCGAGCGCGACAACCATGGGCGGCTGTACAACTATTTCAACCCGCATGACCGTGTCATGGGATCCACGCCATTGCAAAGCATAGGCTGGCAAGGCATCCCCGGCGGCGTGCTGTTCGGCATGCAGGATGTGGTCAAGCAGCGCATGCTCGCGCGCGGCACGTCATGCGGTGACGAACCGGCATTGACGCCTTTCGGCACCTTGCCCCGCATTCCCGATCCGGAACCGGGTGTGATGCCTACCGACTTCTGGAACAAGAACAAGCCCATCGCCAAGTTCGGCAAGCTGTGGTCAGAACCGCCGCAGGATCAGATGGTGTCCGTCAATGCCGAGAAGGTGCCTAATCCACTGACTGCCGAGGAGATGAGTAAGCCTGTGGATGTCACAGATGACAGTAAGCCAGTTTATTTTGACCGGGCTCCTCATACAGCCAGAAAGTGGGGAGCAATTGATCCCAAGACAGGGCGATATTGGGAACCTGATTTTCCTGCTTACAAATCCATCTATCAGGCTGAAAACTATATGAACCGCGACGACGTGTACAGTCCGGGCGGCAAGAAGCGAGAACTGGAGACGCAGGAGGAAATGCAAGAACGCATCACGAACTGGTATCCGATGCCGCCCAATCACAGCACCATGCCCATGCACGTCGAGTTCATGAAGCGCGTAGTGGCTTACGACCTGCCAATCGGCTATGCCGAGAGCTACACCTTGCAGGATTGGGCCCGGCTTATCCGTCTGGCCGACTGGACCAGCTTTCAGGATGACTACTTCGCCGAAGGAAAATTAGCCGTGCCAGCCAAGCCACCTGGCCTTGACCCCGAGACAGTCAGCGAACAGCAACGCAGGGCCGATGAAGCACGCATTCACAATGGCGCATGA
- a CDS encoding tautomerase has product MPYLQLDVNGTYPAEQKKQLATRMAKTYAEMMSVDIRRISIVVRECGDGSVWRTVDSGEVEPVSVLMCDIRRGRTPELRMEVAKALCKDCIDVLGLREDRLNVEFTQHTGDEMYHPTLGGYSPEWSAGEAGPD; this is encoded by the coding sequence ATGCCTTACCTGCAACTCGACGTCAACGGTACTTACCCGGCAGAGCAAAAGAAGCAGCTCGCCACGCGCATGGCAAAGACGTACGCTGAGATGATGAGCGTCGACATCCGTCGCATCAGCATTGTTGTGCGTGAATGCGGCGACGGCAGCGTCTGGCGCACCGTCGACAGCGGCGAGGTGGAACCGGTCTCGGTGCTGATGTGCGATATCCGCCGCGGCCGCACGCCGGAGTTGCGCATGGAAGTCGCCAAGGCGTTGTGCAAGGATTGCATCGACGTACTGGGCCTGCGCGAAGATCGTCTCAACGTCGAATTCACCCAGCACACCGGCGACGAAATGTACCACCCGACCCTGGGCGGCTACAGTCCGGAATGGTCCGCAGGCGAAGCCGGGCCGGACTGA